Proteins found in one Quercus robur chromosome 2, dhQueRobu3.1, whole genome shotgun sequence genomic segment:
- the LOC126715755 gene encoding probable receptor-like serine/threonine-protein kinase At5g57670, which translates to MIPSAPSKILIGLSLDSDDSKEALSWAIRVLAHPNDTIVAIHILVGDEKKKHELAKKKQSKFRQAKAYVISVLGEFAQTCQSKQVNLEARVGFSSSVGKGLIEEVKSSSANILLLRGSRNSTNRYCFKHAPDSCTLVSVGKCGRAQQYLDTYSPNSEESYQSSLRWSKGNIHSDRAASPDQNPVFLDNKKDNHSPTTIPDELRGESYSTEDDTSSSGDTSNTESPPLASKFKIQSKTRKQQLSPYKLIASFFGSPLRKRNVSLSNKEMKQPLIKCFSFEEISNATNNFHQDYIVGQGGYSEVYRGDLSDGKTIAVKRLAKDNKDAKKEKEFLTELGIIGHVSHPNTADLLGCCFENGLYLIFNFSQNGNLSTALHGKTCKSLEWSIRYKIVIGIAKGLHYLHECCKHRIIHRDIKASNVLLGPDYEPQITDFGLAKWLPNKWTHHAVIPIEGTFGYLAPEYFMHGIVDEKIDVFAFGVLLLEIITGRTPVDSSMQNILLWAKPLMESGNLAQLADPKMKGKYDVEQLHRVVLTASYCVRQSSVWRPSMSEVLELLTSGHDSGVAKSWRIPKFTSDELDDYSMVFGYDVPSDISLEDYL; encoded by the exons ATGATCCCTTCTGCACCTTCTAAAATACTCATAGGCCTCTCATTAGACTCAGATGACAGCAAAGAAGCTCTCTCATGGGCAATCAGAGTCCTAGCCCATCCAAATGACACCATTGTTGCCATACACATTCTTG TTGGtgatgagaagaagaagcatgAATTGGCAAAGAAAAAGCAATCAAAATTTCGCCAGGCTAAAGCCTATGTCATATCTGTTCTTGGAGAATTTGCCCAGACTTGCCAGTCTAAGCAG GTAAATTTGGAAGCTAGAGTGGGTTTCAGCTCCAGTGTTGGAAAAGGTTTGATTGAGGAAGTGAAATCCAGTTCAGctaacattcttcttcttcgtgGCTCAAGAAACAGTACAAATAG GTATTGCTTTAAGCATGCCCCAGATAGCTGTACATTGGTTTCAGTTGGAAAATGTGGAAGAGCTCAACAATATCTAGATACATATTCTCCAAATTCTGAAG AAAGTTATCAATCTAGCTTAAGGTGGTCAAAGGGGAATATTCATAGTGACAGGGCAGCCTCCCCTGATCAAAACCCTGTTTTCTTGGACAACAAGAAAGACAACCATTCACCAACAACTATACCAGATGAACTTAGGGGAGAATCTTACAGCACAGAAGATGATACTTCTAGCTCTGGGGACACAAGCAACACGGAGTCTCCTCCTCTTGCTTCCAAGTTTAAGATCCAATCCAAGACAAGGAAGCAGCAGCTGTCTCCGTACAAACTTATTGCCTCATTCTTTGGTTCTCCATTAAGGAAAAGAAATGTTAGTTTATCCAACAAAGAAATGAAGCAGCCTTTGATTAAGTGCTTCAGCTTTGAGGAAATCTCCAATGCTACAAACAACTTCCACCAAG ATTATATAGTAGGCCAGGGCGGGTATTCAGAAGTATATAGAGGTGATCTTTCTGATGGAAAAACCATTGCAGTGAAGAGGTTGGCCAAGGACAACAAGGATGCTAAAAAGGAGAAAGAGTTCCTCACAGAATTGGGTATAATTGGACATGTATCCCATCCTAATACAGCTGACTTGCTTGGGTGCTGTTTTGAAAATGGACTCTacctaattttcaatttctcccAAAATGGAAATTTGTCAACTGCATTGCATG GTAAAACATGCAAGTCACTTGAGTGGTCAATTAGATATAAGATTGTCATTGGAATTGCAAAGGGTCTGCATTATCTTCATGAATGTTGCAAGCATCGAATAATACATCGTGACATAAAGGCTTCAAATGTCCTTCTTGGTCCAGATTATGAACCCCAG ATTACTGACTTTGGGCTTGCAAAGTGGCTTCCTAACAAATGGACTCACCATGCTGTGATTCCAATTGAGGGTACATTTGGGTACCTAGCACCAGAGTACTTCATGCATGGAATTGTGGATGAAAAGATTGATGTTTTTGCATTTGGGGTTCTTCTTTTAGAGATCATCACTGGGCGGACGCCTGTGGATTCATCAATGCAAAATATCCTCCTTTGG GCCAAGCCTCTTATGGAGTCAGGAAACCTTGCCCAACTAGCTGATCCAAAAATGAAAGGCAAATATGATGTGGAACAGTTGCATAGAGTAGTGCTAACAGCTTCTTACTGTGTAAGACAGTCCTCAGTATGGCGTCCATCAATGAGTGAG GTGTTGGAGCTTCTAACCAGTGGCCATGACTCTGGGGTTGCAAAGAGCTGGAGGATTCCCAAGTTTACCTCAGATGAGTTGGATGATTACTCCATGGTTTTTGGATATGATGTTCCATCAGATATTTCTCTGGAGGATTATTTATGA